The DNA segment AGTTATAAAGATATCCTTCAGTGTGTTTTCCAAATCTTCAACTGTGTGCATATATATCCCCCCAATCTCGCAATGGTCTATTTCTTCCAACATACAACATATCAAGGGTGATGCTTTCTTTTAGGCTTGAAGTCGAGGACATGGCCCTCGATCACACGGGCATACCGCTTGATTTTGATTTCCCGGCGCTGCTGACTCAGGAGAGCGGCCTGATACCCGTCCTCTGTGAGAAACAGCCGCATTTCATCACCGGGGCTGCCGTAAGAACAGGGACGCTGAACGGAAAACTCGATCATCCAGCGGGTGTTATCCTGAAAACGCTCTACGGCAAGAATGTTGTGCCCTTTCAGCTCACGGGCTGAAATATCCCTCATAGGCGGCTCCTTTCATCGTTCTTGGTCTCGCTGGCGCTTTTTTTGCCACTGTTCCAGCAGTTTGATAATGGTTTCCTGCATCCGCTGGGGTGTGTAGCTCCTCGGAAAATACTTTCGCAGGGTGTCGGAAGTGAAAGTTACCCGGTCCAGATCACTTTTCTTTTCCTCGCCCATGATGACGCGCATCATATCGAGGGTCAGATGTCCCTCCTGGCTGTATTTCTTGAGCCGCTGGGCCTGGGAAAGAGAGGGGGTAGACTGTTCGCTGTCCATCGCATCCAGCAAATCCCGCTGTTCTTCTTTTTTGAGGAAGGACAGCTCATAAGCCGGATTGAGAGCGATTTTCCGTTCATCCACCATATCCAGCAGTTCGGGAATCAACTCCGTCAAACGGATATATCTTTGGATATTCCGCGCGCTCTCTCCAGTTTGCTCTGCCAGCAAATCCCGACTTTTTTGGCCAGCAGACTTGTGGCCAACTTGGCCACAAGTTAAATCGGCCCGTTTTCCTTGGTGATTCATGGCATCGAGTTTCATGCGATATGCAAAGGCTCTCTCACTGGGAAGGAGACTTTCCCGCTGTAAGTTGCTGTCCACCATGATGATAGTGGCAGCATCATCGTCCAAATCACGGACAATGACCGGCATGGTCTCTTTCTCAGCCAGCTCACTGGCTCGGTGTCGTCTGTGCCCGGCCACCAGCTCATAGCCGCCATCCGGGTCAGGGCGAGCAATCGCCGGGACCAACACCCCGTACTGCCGCACACTGTCGGCGGTCTCCATCATAGCCTCGTCATCCTTGACCTTAAAAGGGTGATTCTTGAAAGGATGCAGCTCAGAGAGAGGAATTTCCATTACTCGTTCCCGCTGGGCATCGGCTCGACTTTCCTCGGTGGAAAACAGATCATCTACCGAAGCCAGCTCTACTTTTTTCGCGCTGCTTTTCAAGTTTCATCACCTCCTGGGTCAGATTCTTGTAACCCTCGGCCACTTTGCCCTTGGGGTCATGGGCAAAAATACTCTTGCCCTCGGCACTGGTTTCCTTTGCTCGGACAGAATGGGGAATCTCGGTTCCGAACACTTTGATTTTGCTACCGTAGGTTTCTCGCAGCAGAGCCGCAATCTCCTTGGCAAAGTTGGTGCGGTTGTCCACCATCGTCAGCAGGATACCGTCGATCTGGAGCTTGGGGTTGATCTGCCGTTTCACCTTATTGACCGTCTGGAGCAGCTGTTCCAGGCCCTTGGCGGGCAGATACTCCGCCTGGACGGGGATTATGACCCTGTTGGCAGCCGCCAACGCATTGACCGTAAGCATCCCCAGGGAGGGCTGACAGTCAATCAGGATATGGGAATACTGTCCCTTGAGCGTGTCCAGGTATTGCCGCAAGATGGTCTCACGACTCATGGCATTCACCAGGGAGACCTCCATGCCGGAGAGCTGGATGTCGGCAGGCATCAGGTCAACGCCTTCCGGGTGGTGCAGGATGCCCTCGCCGGGGCGCATCGGCTCGTCCATCAGGATACGGCCCATCGCGTCGGACAGAGTAAAGGACAGCTTGTCCGGCTGGGGATGGCCCAGGCTGATGGTCAGGCTGCCCTGCGGGTCTCCATCGATCAGCAGAACTTTCTTCCCCGCCTGCGCCAGCCCGATACCCAGATTTGCGCAGGTGGTTGTCTTGCCAACGCCGCCTTTCTGGTTGGCGATGGCGATAATTTGTGTGTTCATTTCAGTTTCCTCCTGTATCTTGAACAGAAGATGGAATGTAAAGAGGGTAAACTATCCCCTTGGGTTTTCTTAAAATCAAGAACATTTCGGCATCCTTTTGATTTAGGATTCATTTATCACGGTTCTGTACCGGACACTCCCATTGCCTGCGACGCTTTTAACGCTCGGACTGTGGCTAAGTGTAAGTTTTCCCCCTGTCCCTGGATCGTGGCCTCAAGTTATCAAGCTCTTTACCGGCGATAGGGAAGTCGCTCGACCCGTAGGCGTCATGGCGTATCACCGGAGTGGCTCTCCGAGGGACGGTTGTACCTGATGTTCTTCTGAATTTTCAAGGTCCATGAGATGTAACTCTCACTTGTAGGCCACGGCAGAGGCCGTTTGTTGCGCAAAAAATAAAAAAAGGAGCAGAAAATTTTTCTGCTCCCTGTTGTGACAAGGTATAACAACCTTTTATTGTGTGTAGCCACGCTTTTTACTCCAATTTCTAATCAACAGTAAAATCGTGTTGTGCATCTGTTCACTATTGTAATGCGAGGGGAAATACTGCTTGATTTCTTCTTCTTCAACAATCATCGGCTCTCTCTGGTTTGGTTTCTTTTCCGATAAGATACAAACCAAGTAATCTTCTGTAAAGTCTGATTCACTGGCCTTTTCTCGGATGGCTTTTGCCTGAGAAATAGATGGGGTTGCTTTTAGCGCTACCATTACCTTATATAGTAGCTTCTGTTGCTTCTTGTCCAAGTAGGAAATAGATACTGCTGGATTCAATGCCATTTTTCGATTATCAACCATTTCAAGAATTTCTGGTATCAATTCAGTAAGACGGATATAGCGAGAAATTTGGTTGCGACTTTGACCGACTTGTTCAGCAATTAACTCTCTGGATTCTTTTCCAACACACTTCCGCCCAAGTTGGGCGGAAGTAAATCCTTTGCGCCCCTGATGGCTCATAGCTACCAACTTCATTTTGTATGCAAAGGCTCTTTCACTTGGGAGAATCGTCTCACGCTGAAGGTTTGCATCTACCATGTTTACAACTGCCTCATCATCCGTCATGGACCGAACTAAAACAGGCATCTCAGAGTAACCCAATACTTCACAAGCCGCTTTGCGTCGATGACCAGAAATTAGTTCATAACAATCCTCACCAATCTGGCGAGCCACCGCTGGATGAATTACACCGTGAATTTCAATGCTCTCAACAAGACGCCGAAATTCCTCATCGTCTCGTACCTGAAAGGGATGATTCTTAAATGGCTTCAGCTGTTCCAAGGGAATGTTTTTTACTGCTTGCCTTTGATCGTCTCGTCTCATAATGGCCTCCTTTACTGAAAGCTGAATTCGTCCAAAATTACGGAATTGGCTGCTGTGAAAATAGCAGCGAGCATGGACAAAATGTATTTTTGAAATCAGAATACATTTTTGCGTTCCCGTTTAGATTTGTACAAACAGCCCAAAATAACAACAAAAAACCCCCGCACATTGCCCAATTGGGAATGTACGGGGGTTTTGGCGATTAGATATAAACCTCCACGGTCAAATCATGCCATTTTGACGGTTTTATGCCGTATCCATGGGATTTATAGAAGGTTTGCGCTTCATCAAATCCAATGGTGAATGACAGAACTCTTACTTGCGGGGGTTCTTGATAGCAGCCTGGGCCGCAGCCAACCTTGCAATCGGCACACGGAACGGGGAGCAGGATACATAGTTTAAGCCTACCTTATGGCAGAACTCAACGGAAGACGGATCTCCGCCGTGCTCGCCGCAGATACCGCACTTCAGATCCGGACGTGTTGCGCGGCCTTCCTTCACTGCCAGCTCAACAAGACGGCCTACGCCTGTCTGATCCAGTCTTGCGAACGGATCGGACTCATAGATCTTAGCCTTGTAGTAAGCATCCAGGAACTTGCCGGCATCATCACGGGAGAAGCCGAAGGTCATCTGGGTCAGGTCGTTGGTACCGAAGGAGAAGAACTCTGCTTCTTCAGCGATCTCGCCGGCCGTCAGGGCTGCACGCGGGATCTCGATCATGGTACCGATGTGGTACTGCATGTCGGAATTCTTTTCTTTCTTAACCTGCTCTGCCGTCTCAACAACGATGTCCTTAACGAACTTGAGCTCTTTCTTCTCGCCGGTAAGCGGGATCATGATCTCCGGAATGATGTCATAGCCGCACTCTTCCTTAACCTCGATAGCAGCCTCCATAACGGCACGTGTCTGCATCTTTGCGATCTCCGGATAGGTGACAGCAAGACGGCATCCGCGGTGGCCCATCATCGGGTTGAACTCGTGAAGATCGTCGCAAACCTGTTTTACATGCTCGAAGGTAAGTCCCATATCCTTAGCCAGATCAGCGATCTCCTCATCTGTCTTCGGAACGAACTCATGAAGCGGCGGATCCAGGTAACGAACGGTCATTGGCTTTCCTTCCAGGGCCTTGTACATAGCCTTGAAGTCGCCCTTCTGGAACGGAAGCAGCTCGTTTAATGCAGCCTCTCTGGCCTCGACAGTCTCGGAAAGGATCATCTTGCGGATCTTCGGGATTCTGTCCGGCTCAAAGAACATATGCTCGGTACGGCAAAGGCCGATACCCTCTGCGCCAAGCTTCACAGCGTTAGCCGTATCAGCCGGGTTGTCAGCGTTGGTGCGAACCTTTAAGGTTCTGAACTGGTCTGCCCAGTCCATGATTCTCTTGAAGTTTCCGCCTACGGAAGCTTCCTGGGTCTTGATGTCGCCCTTGTAAATCTTGCCGGTGGTACCGTCTAAGGAGATGTAATCGCCCTCATGGAAGGTATATCCGCCAAGCTCGAAGTATTTCTCTTCCTCATTGATTTTGATTTCGCCGCATCCGGATACGCAGCAGGTTCCCATACCGCGTGCAACAACGGCTGCGTGGGAGGTCATACCGCCGCGGACGGTCAGGATACCCTCGGATGCATGCATGCCCTCGATATCCTCCGGGGATGTCTCAAGGCGGACAAGAACAACTCTCTCGCCCTTCTCGTGAGCAGCCTTGGCTT comes from the Eubacteriaceae bacterium Marseille-Q4139 genome and includes:
- a CDS encoding ParB/RepB/Spo0J family partition protein — its product is MKSSAKKVELASVDDLFSTEESRADAQRERVMEIPLSELHPFKNHPFKVKDDEAMMETADSVRQYGVLVPAIARPDPDGGYELVAGHRRHRASELAEKETMPVIVRDLDDDAATIIMVDSNLQRESLLPSERAFAYRMKLDAMNHQGKRADLTCGQVGHKSAGQKSRDLLAEQTGESARNIQRYIRLTELIPELLDMVDERKIALNPAYELSFLKKEEQRDLLDAMDSEQSTPSLSQAQRLKKYSQEGHLTLDMMRVIMGEEKKSDLDRVTFTSDTLRKYFPRSYTPQRMQETIIKLLEQWQKKRQRDQER
- a CDS encoding ParA family protein, with the protein product MNTQIIAIANQKGGVGKTTTCANLGIGLAQAGKKVLLIDGDPQGSLTISLGHPQPDKLSFTLSDAMGRILMDEPMRPGEGILHHPEGVDLMPADIQLSGMEVSLVNAMSRETILRQYLDTLKGQYSHILIDCQPSLGMLTVNALAAANRVIIPVQAEYLPAKGLEQLLQTVNKVKRQINPKLQIDGILLTMVDNRTNFAKEIAALLRETYGSKIKVFGTEIPHSVRAKETSAEGKSIFAHDPKGKVAEGYKNLTQEVMKLEKQREKSRAGFGR
- a CDS encoding ParB/RepB/Spo0J family partition protein; amino-acid sequence: MRRDDQRQAVKNIPLEQLKPFKNHPFQVRDDEEFRRLVESIEIHGVIHPAVARQIGEDCYELISGHRRKAACEVLGYSEMPVLVRSMTDDEAVVNMVDANLQRETILPSERAFAYKMKLVAMSHQGRKGFTSAQLGRKCVGKESRELIAEQVGQSRNQISRYIRLTELIPEILEMVDNRKMALNPAVSISYLDKKQQKLLYKVMVALKATPSISQAKAIREKASESDFTEDYLVCILSEKKPNQREPMIVEEEEIKQYFPSHYNSEQMHNTILLLIRNWSKKRGYTQ
- the ppdK gene encoding pyruvate, phosphate dikinase; the protein is MAKWVYKFEEGSAAMRNLLGGKGCNLAEMTNLGMPIPQGFTVTTEACTEYYNSGKQITQEIQDQIFEALKWLEGVNGKKFGDTEDPLLVSVRSGARASMPGMMDTILNLGLNDVAVEGFAKKTGNPRFAYDSYRRFIQMYSDVVMEVPKSYFEKIIDEMKEAKGVHYDTELTADDLKELAEKFKAVYKEAMNGEEFPQEPKEQLMGAVKAVFRSWDNPRAIVYRRMNDIPGDWGTAVNVQTMVFGNKGNTSGTGVAFTRNPSTGAKGIFGEYLINAQGEDVVAGVRTPQPISQLEKDMPDCYAQFMDLAMKLENHFHDMQDMEFTIEEGKLYFLQTRNGKRTAPAAIQIACDLVDEGQITPEEAVCRIEAKSLDQLLHPTFDPAALKAGEVIGSALPASPGAAAGKVYFTAEEAKAAHEKGERVVLVRLETSPEDIEGMHASEGILTVRGGMTSHAAVVARGMGTCCVSGCGEIKINEEEKYFELGGYTFHEGDYISLDGTTGKIYKGDIKTQEASVGGNFKRIMDWADQFRTLKVRTNADNPADTANAVKLGAEGIGLCRTEHMFFEPDRIPKIRKMILSETVEAREAALNELLPFQKGDFKAMYKALEGKPMTVRYLDPPLHEFVPKTDEEIADLAKDMGLTFEHVKQVCDDLHEFNPMMGHRGCRLAVTYPEIAKMQTRAVMEAAIEVKEECGYDIIPEIMIPLTGEKKELKFVKDIVVETAEQVKKEKNSDMQYHIGTMIEIPRAALTAGEIAEEAEFFSFGTNDLTQMTFGFSRDDAGKFLDAYYKAKIYESDPFARLDQTGVGRLVELAVKEGRATRPDLKCGICGEHGGDPSSVEFCHKVGLNYVSCSPFRVPIARLAAAQAAIKNPRK